A genomic segment from Flavobacterium inviolabile encodes:
- a CDS encoding M1 family aminopeptidase → MKKHLLIFALLATTFSFAQTEEEVFSSMVEAEMKAASNTMSFAANANTQNYDITYHKLEFTVNPANYFISGVVTTDFIAKQNMNTITFDLTNELTVSSVKQGNTTLAFTQNANDELVITLPSTLATGAASSVKITYSGAPSGENAAFTTSSHSGTPILWTLSEPYGAKDWWPCKQDLNDKANSIDVYITAPSQYVSVSNGLQVSSTTNTGGTKTTHFHHSYPIPAYLIAIAVTNYQIYNQLGGIAPNTFPIVNYIYPESATAVQANLAPTPTIINLYETLIGPYPFRNEKYGHAQFGWGGGMEHTTVSFMGGFSRSLIAHEMAHQWFGDKITCGTWKDVWLNEGLTEYMAGLVVENLDSTADFITWKDNKISSITAQPDGNLYLTDDQLSNVNRIFSSRLTYNKGSMVTNMLRFKLGDTVFFQALRNYLNDPALAYGYAVTSQLQAHLETASGMNLTEFFNDWVYNQGYPSYTITAQNWGAGQVKIKVTQTQSHASVSFFEMPLPIRLKNGTQTHDVVVNNTTNGQEFIVPVPFSVTALEFDPEKNIISKNNTATLGNASFDIAQTIAVYPNPSSDRITIQLPTDIQLENVAIYNTLGQLISTEKSSDINVSQLAKGIHILKISTSEGVFHKNFIKK, encoded by the coding sequence ATGAAAAAACACCTCTTAATTTTTGCATTATTAGCAACCACATTTTCTTTTGCCCAAACCGAAGAAGAAGTGTTCTCCAGCATGGTGGAAGCCGAAATGAAAGCCGCTTCCAACACGATGAGCTTTGCTGCCAATGCCAATACTCAAAACTATGACATTACCTATCATAAGCTGGAATTCACCGTTAATCCTGCCAATTATTTTATTTCGGGAGTAGTCACTACCGATTTTATTGCCAAGCAAAACATGAATACCATCACTTTTGATTTAACCAATGAATTAACCGTGAGCAGCGTTAAACAAGGAAATACAACCTTAGCCTTTACACAAAATGCAAACGACGAACTGGTAATCACGTTACCGTCCACACTGGCTACCGGTGCTGCAAGTTCCGTAAAAATAACCTATTCCGGCGCACCATCCGGTGAGAATGCGGCTTTTACAACCAGTTCCCATTCCGGCACACCTATTTTATGGACCTTATCCGAACCTTACGGCGCCAAAGACTGGTGGCCCTGCAAGCAGGATCTTAACGACAAAGCCAACAGTATTGACGTGTATATCACCGCTCCTTCCCAATATGTGAGCGTATCAAACGGACTACAGGTTTCCAGCACAACCAATACCGGCGGAACCAAAACAACGCATTTTCATCACAGCTACCCTATTCCGGCCTACTTGATTGCTATTGCGGTAACCAATTACCAGATATACAATCAGCTTGGCGGTATTGCACCAAACACTTTCCCGATTGTAAATTATATTTATCCGGAAAGCGCTACTGCTGTTCAGGCTAATTTAGCACCAACGCCAACGATCATCAACCTATACGAAACCCTTATCGGGCCTTATCCTTTCCGAAATGAAAAGTACGGACACGCACAGTTCGGATGGGGCGGCGGAATGGAACACACGACCGTTTCTTTTATGGGCGGTTTCAGCCGCAGCCTGATTGCACACGAAATGGCACACCAATGGTTTGGCGACAAAATCACCTGTGGCACCTGGAAAGACGTCTGGCTGAATGAAGGTTTAACCGAATATATGGCCGGACTGGTTGTGGAAAATCTGGACAGTACCGCAGATTTCATCACCTGGAAAGACAATAAGATCAGCAGTATCACGGCTCAGCCTGACGGTAATTTATACCTGACAGACGATCAGTTAAGCAACGTAAACCGTATTTTCAGCAGCCGGCTTACGTACAATAAAGGCTCCATGGTAACCAACATGCTGCGCTTCAAATTAGGCGATACCGTCTTTTTCCAGGCGTTACGCAATTATTTAAATGACCCGGCACTGGCTTATGGTTATGCGGTAACTTCTCAGTTACAGGCACATCTTGAAACAGCTTCCGGAATGAATCTTACCGAGTTCTTTAACGACTGGGTTTACAACCAGGGTTATCCTTCCTATACTATTACGGCTCAGAACTGGGGTGCCGGCCAGGTAAAGATCAAAGTGACACAAACACAATCGCATGCTTCCGTGAGCTTTTTTGAAATGCCACTTCCGATCCGCCTGAAAAACGGAACACAAACACACGATGTAGTCGTAAACAATACTACTAACGGGCAGGAGTTCATTGTTCCGGTTCCGTTTAGTGTTACCGCTCTTGAATTTGATCCTGAGAAAAACATCATCTCCAAGAATAACACGGCTACTTTAGGAAACGCCTCATTCGATATAGCCCAGACAATCGCGGTGTACCCGAATCCGTCCAGCGATCGGATCACGATACAGTTGCCAACCGATATTCAGCTGGAAAACGTAGCGATTTACAATACTTTAGGACAGTTGATCAGCACCGAAAAAAGCAGCGATATTAACGTTAGCCAACTGGCTAAAGGCATCCATATCCTAAAAATCAGTACTTCCGAAGGTGTCTTTCATAAAAATTTTATAAAAAAATAG
- the serS gene encoding serine--tRNA ligase, whose translation MLQIAFIRENQEKVIQSLAKRNLDAKAMVEEVVALDEKRRATQVELDNTLAESNKLSKDIGELMKSGEKAKAEILKEKTTILKEKSKELTDVLNAVSDELTQELYKLPNLPADVVPEGKTPEDNETVFEEGTIPVLHEGAMPHWELVKKYDIIDFELGTKISGAGFPVYKGKGARLQRALIAYFLDKNTEAGYKEYQVPHLINEASGYGTGQLPDKEGQMYHVGIDDLYLIPTAEVPVTNLFRDVILQENELPVLCTGYTPCFRREAGSYGAHVRGLNRLHQFDKVEIVRIEHPEKSYEALEGMVEHVKTLLQELKLPYRILRLCGGDMGFTSALTYDFEVFSTAQDRWLEISSVSNFETFQANRLKLRFRDKDGKNHLAHTLNGSSLALPRVLAGILENYQTPEGIVIPEVLRPYTGFDIIN comes from the coding sequence ATGTTACAGATAGCATTTATTAGAGAAAACCAAGAAAAAGTAATCCAGTCTTTGGCGAAACGTAATTTAGACGCAAAAGCAATGGTTGAAGAAGTGGTGGCTTTAGATGAAAAGCGCCGCGCAACTCAGGTGGAATTAGACAACACTTTGGCAGAATCGAACAAGCTATCCAAAGACATCGGAGAGTTAATGAAGAGCGGTGAGAAAGCCAAAGCGGAAATCTTAAAAGAAAAAACAACCATCTTAAAAGAGAAAAGCAAGGAATTAACAGATGTGTTAAATGCGGTTTCTGACGAATTAACGCAGGAACTGTATAAATTGCCAAACCTTCCTGCCGATGTTGTTCCGGAAGGAAAAACACCGGAAGATAACGAAACCGTTTTTGAAGAAGGAACCATTCCGGTATTGCATGAAGGTGCTATGCCACACTGGGAATTGGTGAAAAAATATGACATTATCGACTTCGAATTGGGAACCAAAATTTCAGGCGCCGGATTCCCGGTTTATAAAGGAAAAGGAGCGCGTTTGCAACGTGCATTGATCGCTTACTTTTTAGATAAAAATACCGAAGCCGGTTATAAAGAATACCAGGTTCCGCATTTAATCAACGAAGCATCAGGATACGGAACAGGACAGCTGCCGGATAAAGAAGGGCAGATGTACCACGTGGGAATTGACGATTTATACTTAATCCCTACGGCAGAAGTTCCGGTTACCAATTTATTCCGTGATGTGATCTTGCAGGAAAATGAACTGCCGGTTTTATGTACGGGTTACACACCGTGTTTCCGTCGTGAAGCAGGTTCATACGGAGCGCACGTTCGCGGATTAAACCGTTTGCACCAGTTTGATAAAGTGGAGATCGTTAGAATCGAGCATCCTGAAAAATCATACGAAGCCCTGGAAGGAATGGTAGAGCATGTGAAAACATTGCTTCAGGAATTAAAACTGCCATACCGAATCCTGCGTTTGTGCGGAGGCGATATGGGATTCACTTCGGCATTAACCTATGACTTTGAAGTGTTCTCAACAGCACAGGACCGTTGGCTGGAAATCAGCTCGGTATCTAACTTTGAGACTTTTCAGGCAAACCGTCTGAAACTGCGTTTCAGAGATAAAGACGGTAAAAACCACCTGGCACACACGTTAAACGGAAGTTCATTGGCGTTGCCGCGTGTATTGGCAGGAATCCTGGAAAATTATCAAACACCGGAAGGAATCGTAATTCCTGAAGTATTACGTCCTTACACCGGATTTGATATCATAAATTAA
- a CDS encoding tetratricopeptide repeat protein, with amino-acid sequence MKNLLLYIVLLSSMFVFSQNEQLAQNYFDRGEFDKAIVIYEGLLKTQPNNYLYFQKQIACYQQLKDYPKAEELIKFRIDKFRQTSLYVELGYNYQLQKDTDKANKNYQKALDVIKENPNNVYGIASAFEQKVLLEQALKAYELGVAGNPNLNFDYQIALLQGQLGNLELMIEKLLDYSYRNQPNQALVQNQLARFMMEDTQETFNGNLRKALLIRTQKTQDIFWNQFLSWFFVQQKEYGKAFIQEKAIFKRNPENLFNIISLARLAVQEGENDTAKEILDFILLNTQDMELQMEAHYQLVSMDIDKATVKDYPVIQEKLSGLLKQYGVSPYSLHLQILKAHFDAFNLKQFEAAKTTLTQSLDLPLNNYQKAEVKMELADVLLLDEKFNQAIIYYAQIEDDLKNDEIGHEASFKMAKASYFKGDFDWAQQQFKVLKASSSQLIANDALELFLLISDHTVQDSTQVALKKFAKADFLLYQNKTNEALSGFQSLLSEQKGKSIEDETLLKIGQILEQKKDYTGALKTYQEIIEKHAEGVYVDEALFFSAEIYRKYLLDVEKAKALYEKVIFSHQDSIYYVDARNNYRKLRGDNNL; translated from the coding sequence ATGAAAAACCTTCTTCTTTATATCGTTTTGCTTAGCTCGATGTTTGTTTTCTCGCAAAATGAACAGCTGGCGCAAAACTATTTTGACAGAGGAGAGTTCGATAAAGCAATTGTGATCTATGAAGGCCTGTTAAAAACACAGCCCAATAACTACCTCTACTTTCAGAAACAGATTGCCTGCTACCAGCAGCTGAAAGACTATCCCAAAGCAGAAGAACTGATTAAATTCCGTATCGATAAATTCAGACAAACCAGTCTTTATGTCGAATTGGGGTATAATTACCAGTTGCAGAAGGATACGGATAAAGCCAATAAAAACTATCAGAAAGCATTGGACGTTATCAAAGAGAACCCGAATAATGTTTACGGTATTGCAAGTGCTTTTGAACAAAAAGTATTATTGGAACAAGCCTTAAAAGCCTACGAACTAGGCGTAGCGGGAAATCCGAACCTGAACTTTGATTACCAGATTGCCTTATTGCAGGGACAACTGGGAAATCTGGAACTGATGATTGAAAAATTACTGGACTATTCCTACCGGAACCAGCCCAATCAGGCTTTGGTGCAAAACCAGCTGGCGCGCTTTATGATGGAAGATACTCAGGAAACCTTTAATGGCAACCTGCGAAAAGCCCTGTTGATCAGAACCCAGAAAACACAGGACATTTTCTGGAACCAGTTTTTAAGCTGGTTTTTTGTACAGCAAAAAGAATACGGAAAAGCCTTTATTCAGGAAAAAGCTATCTTTAAACGCAACCCGGAAAACCTGTTCAATATTATCAGCCTGGCAAGACTGGCCGTTCAGGAAGGCGAAAACGATACGGCAAAAGAAATCCTGGATTTTATACTGCTAAACACCCAGGATATGGAATTGCAGATGGAAGCACATTATCAGCTTGTTTCGATGGATATCGATAAAGCAACGGTAAAAGACTATCCGGTAATTCAGGAAAAACTGTCCGGATTACTCAAACAATACGGGGTATCCCCATATTCGCTGCACCTGCAGATCTTAAAAGCACATTTTGATGCCTTTAACCTGAAACAGTTTGAAGCGGCAAAAACAACACTCACCCAATCGCTGGACTTGCCGTTAAACAATTACCAGAAAGCGGAAGTAAAAATGGAACTGGCAGACGTTTTGCTGCTGGATGAAAAATTCAATCAGGCGATTATTTATTATGCACAAATAGAAGACGACCTGAAAAATGATGAAATAGGACACGAAGCCAGCTTTAAAATGGCAAAAGCCAGTTACTTTAAAGGCGACTTCGACTGGGCACAGCAGCAATTTAAAGTCCTTAAAGCATCGTCGTCACAACTCATTGCAAACGATGCGCTGGAGCTATTCCTGTTAATCAGCGATCATACCGTTCAGGACAGTACACAGGTTGCCTTAAAGAAATTTGCAAAAGCGGATTTCCTGTTGTACCAGAACAAAACCAATGAAGCCTTAAGCGGATTCCAGTCCCTTTTGAGCGAACAGAAAGGGAAAAGTATCGAAGACGAAACCCTGCTGAAAATCGGGCAGATCCTGGAGCAGAAAAAAGACTATACCGGGGCCTTAAAAACCTATCAGGAAATTATAGAAAAACATGCAGAAGGTGTCTATGTCGATGAAGCCTTGTTTTTCTCGGCAGAGATATACCGGAAATATTTGCTGGATGTTGAAAAAGCCAAAGCACTTTATGAAAAAGTGATTTTCAGCCATCAGGACAGTATCTATTATGTGGATGCCCGAAACAACTACAGAAAATTAAGAGGAGATAATAATTTATAA
- a CDS encoding DUF4286 family protein, whose amino-acid sequence MIIYNVTINIHESVHDAWMKWMQEKHIADVLATGKFTSARMVRVLIEEEMGGVTYSIQYTTDSKETLQKYYDEDAPRLRAEGFALFGDKMLAFRTELQLISDH is encoded by the coding sequence ATGATAATTTACAACGTAACGATTAATATACACGAAAGTGTACATGATGCCTGGATGAAATGGATGCAGGAAAAGCACATTGCCGATGTTCTGGCAACGGGGAAATTTACTTCGGCCCGTATGGTAAGAGTGCTGATTGAAGAAGAAATGGGCGGTGTTACCTATTCCATTCAGTACACGACAGACAGCAAAGAAACCCTGCAAAAATACTATGATGAAGATGCGCCTCGTTTAAGAGCGGAAGGATTTGCTTTGTTTGGGGATAAAATGCTGGCTTTCAGAACCGAATTACAGCTCATCAGTGATCATTAA
- the rsmA gene encoding 16S rRNA (adenine(1518)-N(6)/adenine(1519)-N(6))-dimethyltransferase RsmA, with translation MDKVRAKKHLGQHFLNDENIAKKIADSLVLEGYKKVLEIGPGMGVLTKYLLEKPIETYVIEIDTESVEYLQTHYLQLSNRIISKDFLKYNIKEVFGDEPFAIIGNFPYNISSQIVFRALELRDQIPEFSGMFQKEVAERICEKKGTKAYGILSVLVQAFYDTEYLFTVSENVFTPPPKVKSGVMRMRRKENYKLPCDEKMFFNVVKTAFNQRRKTLRNSLKVFQLSDNLREDSIFDLRPEQISVEQFIELTQKIAADGV, from the coding sequence ATGGATAAGGTAAGAGCAAAAAAACATTTGGGACAGCACTTTCTGAATGATGAGAATATTGCAAAAAAAATTGCAGATTCGCTGGTATTGGAAGGCTATAAAAAAGTATTGGAAATTGGTCCCGGAATGGGCGTGCTCACGAAGTATCTTTTGGAGAAACCCATAGAAACCTATGTGATCGAGATCGATACCGAGTCGGTGGAATACCTGCAAACGCATTACCTGCAGCTGAGCAACCGTATTATTTCCAAAGACTTTTTAAAATACAATATTAAAGAAGTCTTTGGCGACGAACCTTTTGCCATTATTGGTAATTTCCCGTACAATATTTCTTCGCAAATCGTATTCCGCGCACTGGAACTGAGAGATCAGATTCCGGAATTTTCCGGGATGTTTCAAAAAGAAGTAGCCGAGCGTATCTGTGAAAAAAAAGGTACTAAAGCCTATGGGATACTTTCCGTACTGGTACAGGCTTTTTATGATACAGAATACCTGTTTACGGTATCGGAAAACGTTTTTACACCGCCGCCAAAAGTGAAGTCGGGAGTGATGCGCATGCGTAGAAAAGAAAACTACAAACTGCCGTGTGATGAGAAAATGTTTTTTAATGTGGTGAAAACCGCATTTAACCAACGCAGAAAAACACTGCGAAATAGCTTAAAAGTTTTTCAGCTATCGGATAATTTAAGAGAAGATAGTATCTTTGACCTCCGCCCGGAGCAAATCTCGGTAGAACAATTTATAGAACTCACTCAAAAAATAGCCGCCGATGGAGTTTAA
- the mgtE gene encoding magnesium transporter: protein MEFKISRDFIAQIEQLISENKGQELEILLQDVHYADIAEIMEELDDAEASYLFKILDSEKTAEILLELDEEVREKILRNLSAKEIAEELDELNTDDAADIIAELPQSKKEEVISELEDVEHAKDIVDLLRYDEDTAGGLMGKELVKVNENWNVLTCVKEMRQQAENVSRVHSIYVVDDEERLKGRLSLKDLLTTSTKTPISEVYIKKVDYVKVDTKDVEVARIMQKYDLEAIPVVDEMGRLVGRITIDDIVDVIKEEADKDYQLAAGISQDVEADDSILELTRARLPWLVLALLGGFISVKVLGLFDGAMENHPELFFFTPLIAAMAGNVGVQSSAIIVQGLANNTLSGSLWNRLLKEVSLSLLNGFILAIILLIGSHFLLGVSPMLGITVTVALLSVIVTASVLGTFIPMTLNRYGIDPALATGPFITTSNDICGILIYFSIAKLILGF from the coding sequence ATGGAGTTTAAAATCAGCAGAGACTTTATTGCTCAGATTGAGCAACTAATCAGTGAAAACAAAGGACAGGAACTCGAAATTCTGCTCCAGGACGTTCACTATGCTGATATTGCCGAAATCATGGAGGAACTCGATGATGCAGAGGCAAGCTATCTTTTTAAAATCCTTGACAGTGAAAAAACGGCCGAAATTCTTCTTGAACTAGACGAAGAAGTCCGTGAAAAAATCCTTCGAAACCTTTCTGCAAAAGAAATTGCGGAAGAGCTGGATGAGTTAAATACCGATGATGCTGCCGACATTATCGCCGAATTGCCACAGTCTAAAAAAGAAGAGGTAATCTCCGAGCTGGAAGACGTGGAACACGCAAAAGACATTGTAGACTTATTGCGTTATGACGAAGATACTGCCGGTGGACTAATGGGGAAAGAGCTGGTAAAAGTGAATGAAAACTGGAATGTGCTCACCTGTGTTAAAGAAATGCGGCAACAGGCAGAGAATGTTTCCCGCGTGCATTCTATTTATGTAGTGGACGATGAAGAACGCCTGAAAGGCCGTTTGTCCCTGAAAGACTTGCTGACTACTTCTACCAAAACGCCAATCAGCGAGGTATACATCAAAAAAGTAGACTATGTAAAAGTAGATACCAAAGATGTTGAAGTGGCGCGTATCATGCAGAAATATGACCTGGAAGCCATTCCGGTTGTAGACGAAATGGGACGCCTGGTAGGACGTATTACCATTGACGATATCGTTGACGTTATTAAAGAAGAAGCCGATAAGGATTACCAGTTGGCTGCCGGTATCTCGCAGGATGTTGAGGCAGATGACAGTATCCTTGAATTAACCCGTGCGCGTTTGCCATGGCTGGTTCTGGCACTATTGGGCGGATTCATCAGCGTTAAGGTATTAGGCCTTTTTGACGGCGCGATGGAAAACCATCCGGAATTGTTTTTCTTTACACCGTTGATCGCTGCTATGGCAGGAAACGTTGGAGTACAATCCTCAGCAATTATTGTTCAGGGTTTGGCAAACAACACCTTAAGCGGTTCTTTGTGGAACCGGTTACTGAAAGAAGTCAGCCTTAGCCTGCTAAACGGATTTATATTAGCCATTATTTTATTAATCGGAAGCCATTTCCTTTTAGGTGTAAGCCCTATGCTGGGTATCACCGTAACTGTAGCCTTACTTTCGGTAATTGTTACCGCTTCCGTTTTGGGTACTTTTATCCCCATGACCTTAAACCGTTATGGTATTGACCCCGCTTTGGCCACCGGGCCATTTATTACCACCAGTAATGACATTTGCGGGATCCTGATTTACTTTTCCATAGCCAAACTGATATTGGGCTTTTAA
- the proC gene encoding pyrroline-5-carboxylate reductase: MKIVVIGGGNLGTSIALGIAKFTEGNTLVVTRRNLETIRFLEDSGIQLSSDNNDAVTNADVVILAVKPFQVTNIITALRPHLKQKIVASAVSGLSMESLQEQLDATSVAIRIMPNIAIRFGASATCVTLREDDCNTVQPFLNILAQLGSVEVIEEKMMDAATVLGACGTAYALRYIRAAMQAGIEIGFDAQTALAIASQTVKGAAEMALQEKVHPEQLIDRVTTPKGCTIAGLNEMEHQGFSSSLIKGIKTSLDNIKGT; this comes from the coding sequence ATGAAAATTGTAGTGATTGGTGGTGGTAATTTAGGTACCTCCATCGCTTTGGGCATTGCTAAATTTACCGAAGGTAACACCTTAGTGGTTACCAGGAGAAATTTGGAAACAATTCGTTTTTTGGAAGATAGCGGCATACAGTTGTCTTCTGATAACAATGATGCGGTTACTAACGCCGATGTGGTCATTTTAGCCGTAAAACCCTTTCAGGTAACCAATATCATTACAGCCTTACGACCCCATTTAAAACAGAAGATTGTTGCCTCAGCGGTTAGCGGACTTTCAATGGAAAGCCTGCAGGAGCAATTGGATGCGACTTCGGTTGCCATCCGTATTATGCCGAATATTGCCATCCGGTTTGGTGCTTCGGCAACCTGTGTGACCCTGCGGGAAGACGATTGCAATACCGTACAGCCCTTTTTAAACATTTTGGCCCAGTTGGGTTCCGTAGAGGTCATTGAAGAAAAAATGATGGATGCGGCAACGGTTCTGGGAGCCTGCGGAACAGCGTATGCACTGCGCTATATCCGGGCAGCTATGCAGGCCGGAATTGAGATCGGTTTTGATGCCCAGACGGCATTGGCAATCGCCTCGCAAACGGTGAAAGGCGCTGCCGAAATGGCATTGCAGGAAAAAGTGCATCCGGAACAGCTTATAGACCGGGTTACAACGCCAAAAGGTTGTACCATCGCCGGACTCAATGAAATGGAACATCAGGGATTCAGTTCGTCACTGATTAAAGGAATAAAAACATCATTAGACAATATAAAAGGGACATGA
- a CDS encoding 2-hydroxyacid dehydrogenase encodes MNQDVKILHIDSNHPILWAQLEAAGFVNHEDFKSSKEAVEAKIQDYNGIVIRSRFKIDKAFLDKAVNLQFIARVGAGLESIDCDYATAKGVHLIAAPEGNRNAVGEHALGMLLSLFNKLNKADREVRSGHWNREPNRGHELDGKTVGIIGYGNMGKSFAKKLRGFDVEVLCYDILDNVGDGNARQVSLLELQKRADVLSLHTPWTPETDKMINTDFIDAFSKPFWFINTARGNSVVTADLVTAMKTGKILGAGLDVLEYEKLSFENLFTDGQTPDAFQYLLESENVLLTPHIAGWTVESKEKLAQVIVDKIVKHYKHE; translated from the coding sequence ATGAATCAGGACGTAAAAATACTTCATATCGATAGTAACCACCCTATATTATGGGCACAGCTGGAAGCAGCAGGATTTGTTAATCATGAAGATTTTAAATCCTCCAAAGAAGCGGTGGAAGCTAAAATTCAGGATTATAACGGTATAGTAATCCGAAGCCGTTTTAAAATAGACAAAGCCTTTCTGGATAAGGCTGTAAACCTGCAGTTTATTGCAAGAGTAGGTGCAGGACTGGAAAGCATCGACTGTGACTATGCAACAGCAAAAGGGGTGCATTTAATAGCGGCACCGGAAGGAAATCGCAATGCGGTTGGGGAACATGCTTTGGGCATGCTGCTGTCCTTGTTTAACAAGCTTAACAAAGCCGACAGGGAAGTGCGGAGCGGACACTGGAACCGGGAACCGAATCGCGGCCATGAGCTGGACGGTAAAACGGTTGGGATCATCGGTTACGGAAATATGGGGAAATCCTTTGCTAAAAAGCTGCGGGGATTTGATGTGGAGGTGCTGTGTTATGATATCCTGGATAATGTAGGCGACGGAAATGCACGCCAGGTTTCATTGCTCGAATTGCAGAAAAGAGCCGATGTGCTGAGTTTGCATACGCCCTGGACGCCGGAAACCGATAAGATGATCAATACTGATTTTATCGATGCCTTTTCAAAACCGTTCTGGTTTATCAATACCGCAAGAGGAAACAGTGTGGTTACCGCTGATTTGGTTACCGCCATGAAAACGGGTAAAATTCTGGGAGCCGGATTAGACGTGCTGGAATATGAAAAATTATCTTTCGAAAACCTGTTTACCGATGGGCAAACGCCGGATGCTTTTCAGTATTTACTGGAATCGGAAAATGTATTGTTAACACCGCATATTGCCGGATGGACGGTGGAAAGTAAAGAAAAACTGGCACAGGTGATCGTTGATAAGATTGTTAAGCACTATAAACATGAATAA
- a CDS encoding VOC family protein — MDKKEIKRVTGLGGFFFKSENPDAIKEWYKDRLGLPVDAYGCSFQWKDKDGNDGSTQWSPFSKDTNYFKPSEKQFMMNFRVDNLVALLEVLREEGVTIVGEMEEYEYGKFGWIMDPEGNKIELWEPNDDAFL, encoded by the coding sequence ATGGATAAAAAAGAAATTAAAAGAGTTACCGGATTAGGAGGTTTTTTCTTTAAGAGCGAAAACCCGGATGCAATTAAGGAATGGTATAAAGATCGTTTGGGACTTCCTGTCGATGCTTATGGCTGTTCGTTTCAGTGGAAAGACAAAGATGGCAATGACGGTTCTACGCAATGGTCGCCGTTTTCAAAAGATACTAATTATTTCAAACCCAGTGAAAAACAGTTTATGATGAATTTCAGGGTGGATAATCTGGTGGCTTTGCTGGAGGTGTTGCGGGAAGAAGGAGTTACGATTGTTGGTGAGATGGAGGAGTACGAATACGGGAAATTTGGCTGGATTATGGATCCGGAAGGAAACAAAATTGAACTTTGGGAGCCGAATGATGATGCTTTTCTATAA
- a CDS encoding DUF4234 domain-containing protein → MEVKSSMSEDWNNPQIPEFKVDPIMVLVFGFLTCGLYLIYWNIKVAEVLNAVAGKQIISQPVAIFSGCCMPVNLYYYYIAGKEGLPKVYEKIGEPNKDQSVLLLVLGFIFPMVAAMIVQGDINKLYK, encoded by the coding sequence ATGGAAGTAAAAAGTTCAATGTCAGAGGATTGGAATAATCCTCAAATCCCGGAATTTAAGGTCGATCCGATCATGGTTTTAGTCTTCGGATTTCTAACGTGCGGGTTATACCTTATCTACTGGAATATTAAAGTTGCAGAAGTTTTAAATGCTGTAGCCGGGAAACAAATCATTTCACAGCCGGTTGCTATTTTTTCCGGATGTTGTATGCCTGTTAACTTGTATTATTACTACATAGCAGGTAAAGAAGGTCTACCAAAAGTATATGAGAAAATTGGTGAGCCAAACAAAGACCAATCGGTTCTTTTATTAGTGTTAGGTTTTATTTTTCCAATGGTGGCAGCAATGATTGTACAAGGTGATATCAATAAGCTTTACAAATAA
- a CDS encoding DUF2752 domain-containing protein, whose protein sequence is MISISFTNNKKKQLKVYGIIGALITLIIPFLLTFQNEHNHLDTAQSLCPFKMLTGFPCPGCGITKSLVYIYEGDLYRSLYFHLFGPLVFVFCILTVIVLTIELITDKSYFRDIFYSRKIAYVLGVILVVYHLIRLYYFISDNTFDDILRQSVWR, encoded by the coding sequence GTGATATCAATAAGCTTTACAAATAATAAAAAGAAACAACTCAAAGTATATGGAATTATCGGGGCATTAATTACCCTGATAATTCCTTTTTTGCTTACGTTTCAAAACGAGCACAATCATCTGGATACGGCACAATCGCTTTGTCCTTTTAAAATGCTCACAGGCTTCCCGTGTCCCGGATGCGGGATTACGAAGTCCTTGGTATATATTTATGAAGGAGATTTGTACAGAAGTCTTTATTTTCATTTATTCGGGCCGTTAGTGTTTGTATTCTGTATCCTGACGGTAATTGTTTTAACAATAGAACTGATAACCGATAAAAGCTATTTCAGGGACATTTTTTACAGCCGTAAAATAGCCTATGTTTTAGGAGTTATACTGGTTGTGTATCATTTAATCCGACTGTATTATTTTATTTCCGATAATACTTTCGACGATATACTCCGGCAGTCTGTATGGAGATAA